The following nucleotide sequence is from Cydia pomonella isolate Wapato2018A chromosome 6, ilCydPomo1, whole genome shotgun sequence.
cgggttgtccggcatctgaacaaagttcacgagcgcccaccaggtgggttcctggcagtgaatgtgttaaaaaacacatttattacaacttttatattaataaaatagataaacgGCAACAGATGGGTTGTACACAGctgttaccaccaagttgtaaTGAATGGTAATAGCTCTTCTTAAACCTGTTCCCATTGATTGACTTTGGTTTGGTGGTGGTAATTACCTACTGGACATTTCTTTAAGTACTTAGTTACCACTAGTAAAAGTTGAAATCAGTATTTTGCAGTTATTCGGTATAGATACAGGtaccacattttttttgaaattaagaaaaatatctCCATAAATAAGTTGTGGGTTGAAAATTTGATTTAATGGGATTTTGAAAGCTCTTGTTGTACAATCTAGCCTAATCAATTTACCTGTTTCGTGTTTGTTAGTTTTCTCTTCGGAGATAACATTTGTTTCGACAACTtctattaatatttcattttgaatGTCATCAGTCTTTCGTGTGTCGGGTTCGGATATCACGGGCTTTTTTGTGCCCGGATTTCTATTACTATGTCGGTCGCCCGGTAAAAGGGCGGGAAGTTTATTGCATATTTCAGTCTTTCCGTTCTCTACATTTTGTAGGAATCTCTCTGGGTTCGGAAATTGTCTGTTTCCGACCCAAGCGCATTGTTGTTGTTTCGAGTCCCATGCGCAGTGAGGGTCTTGCAGCGCCACACATTCCCTGAAAGTTAATAATATCTAATCAGCAAAGtaagataataattataagtacataGTAAGATAGCTTAGGCGTGCCAGTTGACATATCGGATATTGTACTTTCATTGCTGTTCCAAGTACTAACTGATAAGAAAAAAAGacaaaagtaaacaataaaatgcTGCTATACCTGCACGATTGCACGTTGCCGCAGTGTGATAGCGAGACGGCTTTAATGATGTCACCCGACGCTATTATTAATTTCTCCGTAGTGAGGGCCACGTGCATCTGCTTGATCGGGACGCCTTGAGGAAGCACTTGCACCTCGGATATCACGGCCGTCCTCACGGGGTTTCTACTGTATTCATCGGTACTCGAATCGAAAACGCCATCGTTGGCTGCAACGTTGACTGCTTTTATTACTCTACCGTCGTCCGTTCCGACATATATAACGTCGTATTTGTTACCATTCATGGCTTGTACTTGAGGATGAACAGCAATTGCAGAGAATCTATATTGTAAACTAACTCTTGTCAATATTGGCCTCTGGAGGAACGACGAAACTGACTTATCCATCAGGGGGtgcgttttaataaaattgactCCCGAGTCCGATAGTGTCCGGCTGTCTTCTACGCAGGCACCCGGCCTTGGTTCAGGAACTTTATCCTTTTCTAACGGCAGCCAGTTAGAGTTCATGCTTTCTTGGCCTTTGAACGGTCCCTCAAATGCGTCTAAAATATCTCTCATAGCAAAGGCGCACACTGCTGAGCCTCCGATAGCATTTTGCGGGGTAGTAAATACTGCATATATGATATCATTTCTGCTGCTGCCACTCCCATAAATGCCGTTGATTAATTCCGTTGTCGATtctgaaataattaaaatacgttGTTTGTGTATAAGTACGTCATAACAGATAGCTTAACGAGTAATCAAATTACAACAATACTTACgaatttcatcaaaataaaaCGGATATTCTCCAGACATTGAACAGTTTAAACGGGTCTTCAAAAACGAGGTCCACCGGTCACTAAATGTGTGTGGCCCTCCTTTATCTTTTAAACACACTCTGGCTACTCTCGAGTACACCGACTGTaacagaaataataataataattaccgaTTCGAGCAGTAACTGTAAAAAAAGCAGACATTGTAACATATTAGTTAACCGCCCTGACTATCGTTGAGCAAACCTCAGATTACAATCAAAGCATTACAGCATTAAATGGCGTATGTCATTTTTGGAATTGACGCAATAACATAAAGGTAGTTTGAGTTACCTTGCCGCAGTTCATGTATTCGACGGCGGTTTCGCGATAGAAAAAGTAAACGTGGCTAGTGGATGCGACTGCGCCGACGAATGAGGGGTCGTTGAGCAGGCGCAGGTCGGAGCGCTCCGTGCGCACCGGCTCGCGGTAGATCAGCGGGTCCGTGCCGGAGAAGTCTGCAGCCGTCGCCGTATACAATTGACCGTCTAGAAAAAGACAGTTTCACTTACAAAACAAACTGGGAATCTTTCAGTACATTTTGTACCTTAAAGCAAAATAATGGGTAGTTTATCGTATATGTGATCTTTATAGATTTTGCAATGTTTCTTGATACGTGCTGTTTTACGACAACtcgtttattttactttaataaatactttaacatTATATGTACAGAAGTCGCCGTCAAGAGAATAAGTGATACCGCTACTTAATCACTAAGAATATACCTCACAACCTACAAGCTCTTCTGATAAATGTCAAAGGCAGTTGTATCACGCTTATGTTATGTCGTAAAATAGTGAAAGTAAGTAGGTTAGACATTCAGCTGTTTCAATGTTTTATGCAAATTACAGCCAAGTCCATTAACGGATAGGTAAGAGTCAAATAAGGAATCGTGCCACTAATTATGCGGTTTCTTCATCCCATTTGTGTCTGTACTGTACATTACTCGAACTTACTGTCATTAAGTTTAACTGTAATTTGAATTGCGGTTTTGAAGTGCACGTAGTTCACTTTACTCTTATTATATCCTATTATGTTTGCAGATTATCACTAGAATTTCAGAATATAACGGCATCTAATGTGGGTTGGACAGGACTAACTGTAAAGGCTATAAATTGATTCATATCGCGGC
It contains:
- the LOC133519063 gene encoding semaphorin-1A-like yields the protein MAVARAVLVLLASTAQAWMPDANARIHIKYGDETSEQFVGDAAAPDHFRILDKDDFSIIVGGRNTVYNLSLYDLSENSDQRLEWNSTDAHTELCQLKGKSLDECQNYPRVAARSHGRLLVCGTNAFKPLCRRYARHPPTQHLEEFDGTGRCPYDPQHNSTAIFADGQLYTATAADFSGTDPLIYREPVRTERSDLRLLNDPSFVGAVASTSHVYFFYRETAVEYMNCGKSVYSRVARVCLKDKGGPHTFSDRWTSFLKTRLNCSMSGEYPFYFDEIQSTTELINGIYGSGSSRNDIIYAVFTTPQNAIGGSAVCAFAMRDILDAFEGPFKGQESMNSNWLPLEKDKVPEPRPGACVEDSRTLSDSGVNFIKTHPLMDKSVSSFLQRPILTRVSLQYRFSAIAVHPQVQAMNGNKYDVIYVGTDDGRVIKAVNVAANDGVFDSSTDEYSRNPVRTAVISEVQVLPQGVPIKQMHVALTTEKLIIASGDIIKAVSLSHCGNVQSCRECVALQDPHCAWDSKQQQCAWVGNRQFPNPERFLQNVENGKTEICNKLPALLPGDRHSNRNPGTKKPVISEPDTRKTDDIQNEILIEVVETNVISEEKTNKHETDSLTVAADGNIYSAQALMTAVVASCLVTLMVGFVIGYLFSRRFRHPFFTDTSPFNEQHNHLNRLSPLETPLNANSAYLPPRSKNVNMVANVCPLAKQDNLHLELGKERTLDLRNSTESLDKDLKCGTLQKVKKTYI